A window of Cellulosimicrobium protaetiae genomic DNA:
CCGCGGCGCACGGTCAGGTCGACACCGCGCAGCACGGCGTGGTCGCCGTAGGACTTCTCGAGCCCCTGCACGGCGATCATCGGTTCGGTCATCGCCTTCTCCTTCTCGGTGGGACGTGCTACCTGTGTGCGGTGCACACTAGCGTGTATGGCATACACGACGTGTACACCATAAACATGTGCTCCGAGGTCGGTCAAGGACTCGGGTGCACCGAAGGAGAACGGCGGTCTCAACTGGTCATCGCAACATCCTGATTCGAGGGGTGTTTTCGGATGGTGCGTGGTGGGGTGTCGGTGCCGCGGCAGTGGCGGCGGGAGTTCTGGCGGGCGTTCGTCGATGGCGTGCCTGTGGTCGCGGCGGCCGCGGGGGTGGGCGTGTCGACCCGCACGGTGCAGGCCTGGATCGCTGAGTCTGGCGGGGTGCCTGATATCGATCTCGCCGCGCCCACGGGCCGGTTCGTGTCGTTCGAAGAACGCGAGCGGATGGCGTTGCTGCGTGCCGAGGGTCATTCGTACGCGGCGATCGGGCGGCGGCTGGGCCGTCCACGCTCGACGATCTGGCGTGAGTTGACCAACCCGGGCCGGCGGGCGAGCGATGGTCGGTATGTGCCCTCGGTCGCGCAGGCCCACCGCGACCGGCAGGCCGCGCGTCCCAAACAGGATCGGCGCAAGCTCGCGCTCGACCCGCGCCTGGCGGGCTATGTCTGCGACCGGCTGGACGGCACCGTGCGACCGGACAGCCGCCGCGCACGGGTGTGGAGCCCGCAGCAGATCGCGAACCGCCTCCCGGTCGACTTCCCCGATGATGAGTCGATGCGGATCAGTCACGAGGCGATCTATCAGGCGTTGTATGTCCAGGGCCGTGGCGGGCTGCGCGCCGAGCTGCACACCGCGCTGCGGACCGGACGCGCCCGCCGCCGCCCTCGGGCCCAGGCCCGCACCAAGCGTCAGGGGCAACGCCTGCTACCGCCCGATGTCCTGATCAGCGAACGCCCGGCCGAGATCGCCGACCGCGCCGTGCCGGGCCACTGGG
This region includes:
- a CDS encoding IS30 family transposase, with translation MVRGGVSVPRQWRREFWRAFVDGVPVVAAAAGVGVSTRTVQAWIAESGGVPDIDLAAPTGRFVSFEERERMALLRAEGHSYAAIGRRLGRPRSTIWRELTNPGRRASDGRYVPSVAQAHRDRQAARPKQDRRKLALDPRLAGYVCDRLDGTVRPDSRRARVWSPQQIANRLPVDFPDDESMRISHEAIYQALYVQGRGGLRAELHTALRTGRARRRPRAQARTKRQGQRLLPPDVLISERPAEIADRAVPGHWEGDLIIGAGNKSAIGTLVERSTRFVMLLHLPHGYAAEQVAEAMRTKIRALPEHLRRTLTWDRGREMTPNVGIDIGFTDPIDLFFCDPHAPWQRGSNENTNGLLRQYYPKGTDLSVHPASDLEDVADALNTRPRQTLGWATPAEKLAALLSPT